A single Oleidesulfovibrio alaskensis DSM 16109 DNA region contains:
- a CDS encoding sigma-54-dependent transcriptional regulator, whose protein sequence is MTNAPTILIVDDDQAHRTMLRTMLRGWQYSAEEADDGSVAVSKVQERAYDAILMDIRMARMSGIEALRHIMAHNPAIPVLIMTAYSSVNTAVEALKIGAYDYLTKPLDFDELKLTLERALDHTRLASENRELRSSLSAGQAASRIIGRSEAVRRLTELVATVAPSDATVLITGESGTGKELVARAIHEGSSRRDRPLVTVNCAALTESLLESELFGHEKGAFTGADKKRDGRFVQADGGTLFLDELGEMSLALQAKLLRALQQGEIQRVGSDNPLRVDVRVIAATNRNLTAEVTAGRFREDLFYRLNVIGIAVPALRERRDDIPLLAGHFLTRYAERNRKMLKGFTPQAMNCLVNYDWPGNVRELENAVERAVIMSMGEYVTGRELPPDIAAADGETDITAAVSDTDTPLPDTVHDPYAGLSLENLERRAIEATLRECADNKSEAARRLGITRATLHNKLKKYGME, encoded by the coding sequence ATGACAAACGCTCCTACCATATTGATAGTGGATGATGATCAGGCGCACAGAACCATGCTGCGCACCATGCTGCGCGGCTGGCAGTACTCGGCGGAAGAAGCCGACGACGGTTCCGTGGCCGTGAGCAAGGTGCAGGAGCGCGCATATGACGCCATCCTGATGGATATCCGCATGGCCCGCATGAGCGGCATAGAAGCCCTGCGGCATATCATGGCCCACAATCCGGCCATTCCCGTGCTTATCATGACGGCATATTCTTCGGTGAATACAGCGGTGGAAGCCCTGAAAATAGGTGCTTATGACTACCTGACAAAGCCGCTTGATTTCGACGAGCTGAAACTGACGCTGGAGCGCGCGCTTGATCACACGCGGCTGGCCTCGGAAAACAGAGAGCTGCGCAGCTCTCTGTCCGCGGGGCAGGCTGCCTCGCGCATTATCGGCCGCAGCGAGGCCGTGCGCCGGCTTACCGAGCTGGTGGCCACAGTGGCGCCCAGCGACGCCACGGTACTCATCACCGGAGAATCGGGCACAGGCAAAGAACTGGTGGCCAGAGCCATACACGAAGGAAGCAGCAGACGTGACAGACCGCTGGTAACCGTCAACTGCGCCGCCCTTACGGAATCGCTGCTGGAATCAGAACTGTTCGGCCACGAAAAAGGTGCTTTTACCGGTGCGGACAAAAAACGCGACGGGCGGTTTGTTCAGGCGGACGGCGGTACGTTGTTTCTGGATGAACTGGGCGAAATGTCTCTGGCACTGCAGGCAAAGCTGCTGCGTGCGCTGCAGCAGGGTGAAATCCAGAGGGTAGGCAGCGACAACCCGCTGAGAGTCGATGTACGCGTCATCGCCGCAACCAACCGCAATCTGACCGCAGAGGTGACCGCAGGCAGGTTCCGCGAAGACCTGTTTTACCGGCTCAACGTCATCGGCATAGCGGTACCGGCACTGCGGGAACGGCGCGACGACATCCCCCTGCTGGCCGGACACTTTCTGACCCGCTATGCCGAACGTAACCGCAAGATGCTCAAAGGATTCACCCCGCAGGCCATGAACTGTCTGGTCAACTATGACTGGCCGGGCAATGTGCGTGAACTGGAAAACGCCGTGGAGCGCGCCGTTATCATGAGCATGGGCGAATATGTCACCGGACGCGAACTGCCGCCGGACATTGCAGCGGCTGACGGCGAAACGGATATCACCGCAGCAGTGTCCGATACGGACACACCGCTGCCCGACACCGTCCATGACCCCTATGCGGGGCTCTCGCTGGAAAATCTGGAACGCCGCGCCATTGAGGCAACGCTGCGCGAATGTGCCGACAATAAAAGCGAAGCCGCCCGCCGGCTGGGCATCACCCGCGCAACACTGCACAACAAGCTGAAAAAATACGGCATGGAATAA
- a CDS encoding M48 family metallopeptidase, which produces MRRNMKKWLFAALTVAVLVVSACAKAPYTGRNQFIMMDSQQEMALGASEAQKVIKSEQIDTTSDYARAVTRVGRRIAAVAGHPEYKWEFHTVKKDVPNAFCLPGGKIFVYTGLFEAAKDDAQLAAVIGHEVGHAIARHGAERYSTQVVAQLGQLGTAIAVGSQTSPEVAQAAVAAYGIGVGVGILLPYSRTHEYEADRIGLILMAKAGYNPEAALTFWQNMAAKGGKKPPEFLSTHPADENRIKAIRQLLPEAKGYYRPASS; this is translated from the coding sequence ATGCGCAGAAATATGAAAAAATGGCTTTTTGCCGCACTGACAGTGGCGGTACTGGTTGTCTCTGCCTGTGCCAAGGCGCCGTATACCGGCCGCAACCAGTTTATCATGATGGATTCGCAGCAGGAAATGGCGCTGGGGGCCTCTGAAGCGCAGAAAGTGATTAAGTCGGAGCAGATTGATACCACAAGCGACTATGCCCGTGCCGTGACCCGCGTGGGACGCCGCATAGCGGCCGTGGCCGGACACCCTGAATATAAATGGGAATTTCATACCGTCAAAAAAGACGTACCCAACGCCTTCTGCCTGCCGGGCGGAAAAATATTTGTGTATACAGGGCTGTTTGAAGCCGCCAAAGACGATGCGCAGCTGGCCGCTGTTATCGGTCACGAAGTGGGCCACGCCATCGCGCGGCACGGGGCGGAGCGGTATTCCACACAGGTTGTGGCGCAGCTGGGGCAGCTGGGGACGGCCATCGCCGTGGGCTCCCAGACATCGCCTGAGGTGGCGCAGGCCGCGGTGGCGGCGTATGGTATAGGTGTGGGCGTGGGCATACTGCTGCCCTACAGCCGCACCCACGAATACGAGGCCGACCGGATAGGTCTTATTCTTATGGCCAAGGCGGGGTACAACCCGGAAGCCGCGCTGACTTTCTGGCAGAACATGGCTGCCAAGGGCGGCAAAAAACCGCCGGAGTTCCTTTCTACCCACCCTGCTGATGAAAACCGCATAAAGGCCATCCGCCAGCTGCTGCCTGAGGCAAAAGGCTACTACCGGCCCGCATCTTCATAA